In a genomic window of Chryseobacterium sp. G0162:
- a CDS encoding T9SS type A sorting domain-containing protein: MKKIYSIMCSLLAVFFFAQQTVSFEDNEGFITGNIHGQGMWISTPTGGDPENVTHQTISTDVATDGSNALKIVRESMYGVQSEPIIGGFYNLVTPLTSSHFSVSFDINMSQLSESVFGFQGVDNVNEQTIVRVDFDNTGIINILNKEINNQNMVATSGLWSPNQWYRVKIVGTGMEIRYYLNDILFYTEAVANSLTMDQLRFVHNNGLGTAYFDNIKINEELALFVKEIKVNAKALTVYPNPAIDIIKINTSSRIKHIEVYDLTGKKINITLNGDKVDVRNLSSGTYLLNIETEGRNFTEKFIKK; encoded by the coding sequence ATGAAAAAAATTTACTCAATCATGTGTTCCTTGTTGGCGGTATTTTTCTTTGCTCAACAAACAGTTTCTTTTGAAGATAACGAAGGGTTTATAACTGGAAATATTCACGGGCAGGGAATGTGGATCAGTACCCCTACAGGAGGAGATCCTGAAAATGTTACCCATCAGACGATCAGTACAGATGTGGCTACTGATGGAAGCAATGCGCTGAAAATTGTCAGGGAATCTATGTATGGAGTCCAGTCAGAGCCTATTATTGGAGGGTTTTATAACCTGGTGACTCCACTTACCAGTTCCCATTTTTCTGTTTCATTTGATATTAATATGTCTCAACTCAGCGAATCTGTCTTTGGATTCCAGGGAGTAGATAATGTAAATGAGCAAACCATTGTGAGAGTTGATTTTGATAATACAGGAATAATAAATATTTTAAATAAAGAAATAAATAACCAGAATATGGTTGCTACCTCTGGATTATGGTCTCCCAATCAATGGTATAGAGTTAAGATCGTGGGTACAGGGATGGAAATCAGATATTATCTGAATGATATCTTATTTTATACCGAAGCCGTTGCTAATTCTCTTACAATGGATCAATTGCGGTTTGTTCACAATAATGGGCTGGGAACGGCTTATTTTGATAATATTAAGATTAATGAAGAACTGGCACTATTTGTAAAAGAAATAAAGGTGAATGCTAAAGCACTAACAGTATATCCCAATCCGGCAATAGATATTATAAAAATAAATACTTCAAGCCGTATAAAACATATTGAAGTTTATGATCTCACAGGAAAAAAGATAAACATAACACTGAATGGAGATAAAGTAGATGTAAGGAATTTATCTTCTGGAACTTATTTGCTGAATATAGAGACAGAGGGAAGGAATTTTACTGAAAAATTTATTAAAAAATAA
- a CDS encoding T9SS-dependent choice-of-anchor J family protein, with amino-acid sequence MRRILLLSAFLGLASLNAQTTIFEDSFETYTDFAYTTGTVGNWTLRDLDGKQSYTINLATFPNQQIPKAFIVFNKAGIVPTPAATATQFNAKTGNKVMACFDVSNPAPLVNNDWLISPKFTLGSTGNTVSFWAKSINELYGAEKFNVYVSTTDTQTTSFTKLNASTIVTPSVVEWNQHTFNLDAYSGQAVYFAIQCVSDDQFALLIDDFKVTTTGTLATSEVSKKAASVTSVYPNPVSDVLNIKSKEKVNGIEIYDISGRKVSADLDGNKVNTKNLNPGSYIINIETKEGKTTEKFIKK; translated from the coding sequence ATGAGAAGAATTTTACTATTGAGCGCGTTTTTAGGGTTGGCCTCTTTAAATGCACAAACAACAATTTTTGAAGACAGTTTTGAAACTTACACGGATTTTGCCTATACAACAGGAACAGTAGGTAACTGGACGTTAAGAGATTTAGATGGAAAACAATCCTATACTATCAATCTGGCAACTTTTCCAAATCAACAAATACCTAAAGCTTTTATAGTCTTTAATAAAGCTGGAATTGTTCCAACTCCTGCTGCTACTGCAACTCAGTTTAATGCAAAAACAGGAAATAAAGTAATGGCTTGTTTTGATGTGTCAAACCCGGCTCCTCTAGTGAATAATGATTGGTTAATCAGTCCTAAATTTACTTTGGGATCTACCGGAAATACTGTAAGCTTTTGGGCTAAATCAATCAATGAATTATATGGTGCAGAAAAGTTTAATGTTTATGTTTCAACAACAGATACACAGACTACAAGTTTTACAAAGCTTAATGCAAGTACGATAGTAACACCATCTGTTGTAGAATGGAATCAACATACCTTTAATTTAGATGCTTATTCTGGACAAGCTGTTTATTTTGCTATACAATGTGTATCAGATGACCAGTTTGCTCTTTTAATTGATGATTTTAAAGTAACTACAACAGGAACGTTGGCAACCTCTGAAGTATCCAAAAAAGCTGCTTCAGTAACGTCTGTTTACCCAAATCCTGTATCTGATGTCCTTAATATTAAATCCAAAGAAAAAGTAAATGGAATTGAAATCTATGATATCAGTGGAAGAAAAGTATCAGCTGATCTGGATGGAAATAAAGTAAATACTAAAAACCTGAATCCGGGAAGTTATATTATCAACATTGAAACAAAAGAAGGTAAAACTACCGAGAAATTCATTAAAAAATAA
- a CDS encoding SDR family oxidoreductase, with translation MLKHKTAYITGGTKGVGFGIAKILLENGISVAFSGRKKEDVVKAEDELKQYSPNVLGIVSDVKSLESETEAVQFIIEKFGRLDYVIANAGLGIFKPVDELSAEEWNDMIETNLTGVFYTLKASVEELKKTEGYYITISSLAGANFFENGTGYNASKFGVVGFTQAAMIDLRKYNIKSTVIMPGSVATYFNGNIPSEKDNWKIQPEDMGNLVLDILKMNSRVLPSKIEFRATNPGK, from the coding sequence ATGTTAAAACATAAAACAGCATATATAACAGGAGGAACCAAAGGAGTGGGTTTTGGAATTGCTAAGATTTTGCTTGAAAATGGAATTTCAGTAGCATTTTCAGGAAGAAAGAAAGAAGATGTCGTGAAAGCTGAAGATGAGCTTAAGCAATATTCACCTAATGTTCTGGGGATTGTTTCTGATGTGAAAAGTCTGGAAAGCGAAACCGAAGCAGTACAATTTATTATTGAAAAATTCGGTAGATTGGATTATGTGATTGCCAATGCAGGACTAGGCATATTTAAGCCTGTAGACGAGTTGTCTGCTGAAGAATGGAATGATATGATAGAAACCAATCTTACCGGTGTTTTTTATACTTTAAAAGCTTCCGTGGAAGAACTGAAAAAAACAGAAGGATATTATATTACTATTTCAAGTCTTGCTGGGGCTAATTTCTTTGAAAACGGGACAGGTTATAATGCCTCAAAGTTTGGAGTGGTAGGGTTTACCCAAGCTGCTATGATTGATTTAAGAAAATACAATATCAAATCTACTGTCATTATGCCAGGGTCAGTGGCTACTTATTTTAATGGAAATATACCTTCAGAAAAAGATAACTGGAAGATTCAGCCTGAAGATATGGGGAATCTTGTATTGGATATTTTAAAGATGAATTCAAGAGTTTTGCCTAGTAAAATTGAGTTTAGAGCAACAAATCCAGGTAAATAA
- a CDS encoding electron transfer flavoprotein subunit beta/FixA family protein: MKILVCISSVPDTTSKINFTADKSAFDKNGIQWVINPLDEFALTKAVKLQESQGATVTVINVGDAATEPVIRKALAIGANDAVRVNLDPKDSYSTAKEIAAVAQNGGYDLILCGKESIDYNGGSVPGMVAQLLNQPFVNASVGLDVNGSEATAVREIEGGKETISVKLPAIIAGQKGLVDEKDLIIPNMRGIMSARTKPLQVVEPTSSEVKVQGVSYDSVPPRAAVKMVSPDNLDELVRLLHEEAKVI, translated from the coding sequence ATGAAAATATTAGTTTGTATTAGTAGTGTTCCGGATACTACTTCCAAAATTAACTTTACAGCAGATAAATCTGCTTTCGACAAAAACGGAATTCAGTGGGTAATCAACCCGCTAGATGAGTTTGCGCTGACAAAAGCGGTTAAACTTCAGGAATCTCAGGGAGCAACTGTAACAGTAATCAACGTAGGGGATGCTGCTACAGAACCTGTAATCAGAAAAGCATTAGCAATTGGTGCTAATGATGCAGTAAGAGTAAACCTTGATCCAAAGGATAGCTATTCTACAGCAAAAGAAATTGCTGCTGTAGCACAAAACGGAGGATATGATTTGATCCTTTGTGGTAAAGAATCTATTGATTATAACGGGGGTTCTGTACCAGGAATGGTCGCTCAATTATTGAATCAACCTTTCGTAAATGCATCTGTAGGATTAGATGTAAACGGAAGTGAAGCTACTGCAGTAAGAGAAATAGAAGGTGGGAAAGAAACTATTTCAGTTAAGTTACCGGCAATTATTGCAGGTCAGAAAGGGTTGGTAGACGAAAAAGATCTTATTATTCCAAACATGAGAGGAATTATGTCTGCAAGAACAAAACCTTTGCAGGTAGTAGAGCCTACTTCTTCAGAAGTTAAAGTTCAGGGAGTATCTTATGACAGCGTTCCGCCAAGAGCTGCTGTGAAAATGGTTTCTCCGGACAATCTGGATGAATTGGTAAGATTACTTCACGAAGAAGCTAAAGTGATCTAA
- a CDS encoding electron transfer flavoprotein subunit alpha/FixB family protein gives MAVFVYAENINGVYKKAAFEAVSYAKAVADKAGDTVTAISVNPTDSSDLLYKYGASNVINIKDEGLKNFSAKAFAQAVSEVADGNIIVFPHTTDASSVAPMLAVMKNYSLITNVLEAPESLSPFQVKRRAFSGKGFMHAKAEGNGVIVTVSQNAFGVKENAVSGSEEVKNLSVANEDTKVISHEQSSGKLDLKEAEVVVSAGRGMKGPENWGMIEDLANVLGAATACSKPVSDIGWRPHTEHVGQTGKAISPNLYIAVGISGAIQHLAGVNSSKTIVVINSDPEAPFFKSADYGVVGDAFQIIPALTEKIKAIKG, from the coding sequence ATGGCAGTATTCGTATACGCAGAAAATATAAATGGAGTTTACAAAAAAGCAGCTTTTGAAGCAGTTTCTTATGCTAAAGCAGTTGCAGATAAAGCAGGAGATACCGTTACGGCAATCTCTGTAAACCCTACTGATTCTTCAGATTTATTATATAAATATGGAGCATCCAATGTTATTAATATCAAAGACGAAGGTCTTAAAAATTTCTCAGCAAAAGCATTTGCACAGGCTGTAAGTGAAGTAGCTGACGGAAATATTATCGTTTTTCCTCACACTACAGATGCTTCTTCGGTAGCACCAATGTTAGCCGTAATGAAGAATTACTCTTTAATTACTAACGTATTGGAAGCTCCGGAAAGCCTTTCTCCATTCCAGGTGAAGAGAAGAGCTTTCTCAGGAAAAGGCTTTATGCATGCAAAAGCTGAAGGAAACGGAGTCATTGTTACTGTTTCTCAAAATGCTTTTGGTGTTAAAGAAAACGCTGTGTCAGGTTCAGAAGAAGTGAAAAATTTATCAGTAGCTAATGAAGATACTAAAGTAATTTCTCACGAGCAAAGTTCAGGTAAACTGGATCTTAAGGAAGCTGAAGTTGTTGTTTCTGCAGGTAGAGGGATGAAAGGTCCTGAAAACTGGGGAATGATTGAAGATTTAGCCAATGTTTTAGGAGCTGCTACAGCTTGTTCTAAGCCGGTTTCTGACATTGGATGGAGACCTCACACAGAACACGTAGGGCAAACTGGGAAAGCAATTTCTCCGAACCTTTACATCGCTGTGGGTATTTCTGGGGCAATTCAGCACTTAGCTGGAGTAAACTCTTCAAAAACGATCGTAGTAATCAATAGTGATCCTGAAGCACCATTCTTCAAGTCTGCTGATTATGGAGTAGTAGGAGATGCTTTCCAGATTATTCCTGCTTTAACAGAGAAAATTAAAGCAATTAAAGGATAA